In Amyelois transitella isolate CPQ chromosome 13, ilAmyTran1.1, whole genome shotgun sequence, a genomic segment contains:
- the LOC106139005 gene encoding 26S proteasome non-ATPase regulatory subunit 11, protein MAGAMLFERSRVSSSTNRDEDVRMTDKMVSTGEVPEDDEENIRAKEQGILNLGEKYKKEGKAKELAELIKATRPFLSLISKAKAAKLVRSLVDFFLDLEAGIGIEVQLCKECIEWAKEERRTFLRQSLEARLIALYFDTGMYTEALDLATALLKELKKLDDKNLLVEVLLLESKTYHALSNLPKARASLTSARTTANAIYCPPKMQAALDLQSGILHAADERDFKTAYSYFYEAFEGYDGADSPKALTALKYMLLSKIMLNQAEEVGTVCGSKAALKYAGKELEAMRAVATASHKRSLADFQAALKTYKPELEEDAVVRAHLGALYDTMLEQNLCRIVEPYMRVQVEHVARCIRLPVVQVEKKLSQMILDKKLNGILDQGEGVLIVFDESPLEKTYETVLETIHHMSKVVDTLYQKAKKLS, encoded by the coding sequence atggcTGGAGCGATGTTGTTCGAGAGATCACGCGTGTCATCGTCGACGAACAGAGACGAAGACGTCCGCATGACCGACAAAATGGTTAGCACTGGTGAGGTACCCGAGGATGACGAAGAAAACATAAGGGCCAAAGAACAAGGCATCCTGAATCTTGGCGAGAAGTACAAGAAGGAAGGCAAGGCTAAGGAATTAGCAGAATTGATAAAGGCAACCAGACCATTCCTGAGCCTCATCAGTAAAGCGAAAGCTGCCAAGTTGGTGCGCTCGTTGGTTGATTTCTTCTTGGATCTGGAAGCTGGTATCGGTATTGAGGTGCAACTGTGTAAAGAATGTATAGAATGGGCCAAAGAAGAACGCCGCACGTTCCTACGTCAGAGTCTGGAAGCCAGACTAATCGCCTTGTATTTCGATACTGGAATGTATACAGAAGCCTTAGACTTGGCCACAGCATTGCTCAAGGAACTCAAGAAGTTAGATGATAAAAACTTGTTGGTAGAAGTTCTCTTGCTGGAAAGTAAAACCTATCATGCACTCAGCAACCTGCCTAAAGCCCGTGCCTCACTAACATCAGCTAGAACAACTGCAAATGCCATCTACTGCCCCCCTAAAATGCAAGCCGCCCTTGACCTACAATCTGGTATTCTTCATGCAGCAGATGAGCGCGATTTTAAAACAgcatattcatatttttatgaagcATTTGAAGGTTATGATGGAGCTGATAGTCCTAAAGCCCTGACAGCTTTGAAGTACATGTTGCTGTCTAAAATCATGTTGAACCAGGCTGAAGAGGTTGGTACTGTGTGTGGTAGTAAGGCAGCCTTGAAATATGCAGGGAAAGAGTTGGAAGCAATGCGAGCCGTTGCCACTGCTTCTCACAAGAGATCACTTGCAGATTTCCAAGCAGCACTTAAAACTTACAAACCAGAATTGGAAGAAGATGCAGTGGTTCGTGCCCATCTTGGTGCCCTATACGATACGATGTTGGAGCAGAATTTATGTAGAATTGTTGAGCCTTACATGCGAGTGCAAGTAGAACATGTTGCCCGTTGTATCCGTCTGCCAGTAGTACAAGTTGAGAAGAAACTTTCCCAAATGATTTTGGATAAGAAATTGAATGGAATTTTAGATCAAGGAGAAGGAGTCCTGATTGTGTTTGATGAGTCCCCCCTGGAGAAGACCTACGAGACTGTACTTGAAACCATCCACCATATGAGCAAGGTTGTTGATACTCTATACCAGAAAGCCAAGAAACTATCATAG
- the LOC106139003 gene encoding uncharacterized protein LOC106139003 encodes MDSEKEEAYLFDITKEVKQFYESPVIFLLKKDYSEVIFETMCKMKTAIRDGAKNRIIDMIVDFHLHWLQSVNELEIFRNKLTTYDLKKEDIYDAINYTIDSLSFRLKKYLNYMETHKVGISSDGQANINSDLEIVEEMHKEVTDVLLEKLKKYRNYSIEEHFSKILNEVDDLFVYLDKIHDGLSILLSKYLNMNVPHLSGDLTKTLQQIIDEIQSSNKPTCQKFIQELKTKGKEISSMIRGTAARNLEISKVVEKINVLEERIKRLQQEQGSAALMALVHKKEYLEKRLDSLENLKITIKQMHEMTDVELEDVDEEDLCICEDFFQLRIFNHNLPAEERDHLITELCSLWDLAVFGERSRKSIISILSAADMREEYADELGTFFIDGHSRKIYKFADDDVLYQPNELNELVPLSDDADHVYFYDECGRYFIDPQTRQRIYKAHATASEYMMDSTGVLLKIKEERDGIVYYYDNYGRYYVDQYGKHIYRDVDAVSEYENDGLGNLVRIRSHLDIFQPCPDDANVSDDFKYLKRTVGPALRESIADCILRQPADPINFLSSRLLKYRENLELKEKRAREQEALNVEREIRIAEERAAAERAAMEAALLAQGGSETSYDSNLFKYQHEDGAPSASAAASSK; translated from the coding sequence ATGGATTCTGAAAAGGAAGAggcatatttatttgatattacaaaagaagtaaaacaattttatgaaaGTCCCGttatattcttattaaaaaaggaTTACTCAGAGGTGATATTTGAAACTATGTGTAAGATGAAAACAGCTATTCGTGATGGTGCTAAAAATCGTATTATAGATATGATTGTTGACTTTCATTTACATTGGTTACAATCTGTTAATGAATTAGAaatctttagaaataaacttactaCTTACGATCTAAAGAAAGAAGATATATACGATGCAATTAATTACACTATCGACTCTTTGTCATTTAGACTCAAGaaatatctaaattatatGGAAACACATAAGGTAGGTATTTCTTCTGACGGGCAAGCTAACATAAATTCTGACTTAGAAATTGTAGAGGAAATGCACAAAGAAGTAACGGatgttttattagaaaaactaAAGAAATATAGAAACTATTCCATCGAAGAACATTTCAGCAAAATTCTTAACGAAGTTGATgacctttttgtatatttagataaaatacaTGATGGGCTATCGATtcttttaagtaaatacttaaatatgaaCGTTCCACATTTGTCTGGAGATTTAACGAAAACGCTACAACAAATTATAGATGAAATCCAATCATCTAATAAACCAACTTgtcaaaaatttatacaaGAACTTAAGACGAAGGGCAAGGAAATAAGTTCAATGATACGTGGCACGGCTGCCCGTAATCTCGAAATCAGTAAAGTGGtggaaaaaattaatgttCTCGAAGAACGAATAAAACGTTTGCAACAAGAGCAAGGATCGGCTGCTTTAATGGCGTTAgtgcataaaaaagaatatttagaaaaaagacTAGATTCActggaaaatttaaaaattactataaaGCAAATGCATGAAATGACTGACGTTGAACTAGAAGATGTAGATGAAGaagatttatgtatttgtgaAGACTTTTTTCAACTTCgtattttcaatcataatcTTCCAGCAGAAGAACGAGATCACTTGATTACAGAACTTTGTTCTTTATGGGATTTGGCTGTTTTTGGTGAACGTAGTCGTAAATCCATAATTTCTATACTGAGTGCTGCTGATATGCGAGAAGAATATGCAGATGAACTAGGCACTTTCTTCATTGACGGACATAgccgtaaaatatataaattcgcCGATGATGATGTTTTATACCAGCCAAATGAACTTAATGAATTAGTACCCCTATCGGATGATGCTgatcatgtttatttttatgatgagTGTGGTCGATATTTCATTGATCCACAAACAAGACAAAGAATATACAAAGCTCATGCAACTGCCAGTGAGTACATGATGGACTCCACTGGAgttcttttgaaaataaaggaAGAAAGAGACGGTATTGTTTACTATTATGATAACTACGGGCGTTATTATGTTGACCAATACGGTAAGCATATTTATAGAGATGTCGATGCAGTAAGCGAGTATGAAAATGATGGACTTGGCAATTTAGTACGTATCAGAAGTCATTTGGATATATTTCAACCATGTCCTGATGATGCTAACGTTAGTGATgactttaagtatttaaaacgaACTGTCGGACCAGCTTTGCGTGAATCTATTGCCGATTGTATCCTGCGCCAGCCAGCAGACCCGATAAATTTTTTGTCTTCTCGTCTTCTTAAATATAGAGAAAATTTAGAACTAAAGGAGAAGCGGGCTAGGGAACAAGAAGCCTTGAACGTTGAACGAGAGATCAGAATTGCAGAGGAAAGAGCTGCAGCTGAGAGAGCAGCAATGGAAGCTGCTTTGCTGGCACAGGGTGGCAGTGAAACTAGCTatgattcaaatttatttaaataccagCACGAAGATGGTGCTCCATCAGCATCAGCTGCTGCAAGTTCAAAATAA
- the LOC106139004 gene encoding uncharacterized protein LOC106139004 isoform X2, producing MSVSGYLSGSSKLACSPAIETLESSLQLSLSTLKASALTKLNETKNFNIVKGILKILCGDTTQPVKLSPIKTNEEIKKEQESPVYSPEKDSIDIHLKEESLVEIEGTPTGRTSPIIQPKKLRSTSNSTDFREKKKCPSDWHTPESKVVKLIYPSPRAAKGKNLRLKQTKIQLANIKKSNTIDLTSSPEFSGGIRGVRSESLTGVQTLIKKESIESEDTILPSPTSGPTNFSALYKSSKNSPSKFKPPLSLSKLKSENVPMSIDNNRDAKEIADTTNIEESINLLQPKRRNGFKRQSPIKFPFIDRDLTNCDTQNDESLSLLHHVNMLEADQENIGRKSPITSPTKRPLAENINVTNLQEDVHIESSMSLLSREIKPITEDKIKRRVPDPTEPLYKEPTVRKKAEKRALPGWSCDECKHFFAELYKDDPDMLAQKMDECSKHRGKQNPVRPKTPDGFWNPRWDVPLDTEEFNKRNNAV from the exons ATGAGTGTCAGCGGTTACCTTTCTGGCTCTTCTAAACTCGCATGCAGTCCTGCAATAGAGACATTGGAGTCGTCGCTGCAATTGAGTTTGTCTACCTTGAAAG CTTCAGCATTAACAAAACTGAACGAGACGAAAAACTTTAACATTGTGAAGGgaatattgaaaatactttgCGGTGACACAACACAACCAGTAAAGCTGTCACCAATCAAAACGAAtgaggaaattaaaaaagaacaggaatCGCCTGTATACAGCCCTGAAAAAGATTCAATAGACATACATTTAAAGGAGGAGTCTCTTGTAGAAATTGAGGGTACCCCCACTGGTCGTACTAGTCCGATAATACAACCGAAGAAGCTGCGTAGTACAAGTAATTCAACAGATTttagagaaaagaaaaaatgtccTAGTGACTG GCATACACCAGAATCGAAAGTAGTAAAGTTAATATATCCAAGCCCTAGAGCGGCAAAAGGCAAAAATCTCCGGCTGAAACAGACCAAGATACAATTagcgaatataaaaaaatccaacACCATAGATCTGACTAGTTCACCTGAGTTCTCTGGAGGCATACGAGGTGTAAGGAGCGAAAGTTTGACCGGTGTTCAG ACCTTAATCAAGAAAGAATCTATAGAAAGCGAAGATACAATATTACCTTCACCCACTAGTGGTCCTACAAATTTTTCAgcttt GTATAAATCTTCTAAAAATAGTCCAAGTAAATTCAAGCCGCCTCTATCATTGTCTAAGTTGAAATCTGAGAATGTGCCCATGAGCATAGACAATAATCGTGATGCAAAGGAAATTGCGGACACAACCAACATTGAGGAATCTATCAATTTGCTTCAACCAAAGAG gaGAAATGGCTTTAAAAGACAATCGCCAATAAAATTTCCATTCATAGATAGAGACCTTACAAATTGTGATACGCAAAATGACGAAAGCTTGTCTTTATTACATCATGTCAATATGCTTGAAGCCGATCAGGAGAATATTGGGAGAAAATCCCCAATTACCAG CCCCACCAAAAGACCACTTGCGGAGAACATAAACGTAACAAATTTACAAGAAGACGTCCATATTGAATCCAGTATGTCGCTGTTGAGCCGGGAAATCAAACCTATTAcagaagataaaattaaaag AAGAGTCCCAGACCCTACTGAACCATTGTACAAGGAACCAACAGTGAGGAAGAAGGCTGAGAAGCGAGCCTTGCCGGGCTGGAGCTGTGATGAATGTAAACAT TTCTTCGCCGAGCTATACAAAGACGACCCTGATATGCTCGCACAGAAGATGGACGAGTGCTCCAAACACCGCGGCAAACAAAACCCGGTCAGACCCAAGACCCCGGACGGCTTCTGGAACCCGAGATGGGACGTGCCCCTGGACACTGAAGAGTTCAACAAGAGAAACAATGCTGTTTGA
- the LOC106139004 gene encoding uncharacterized protein LOC106139004 isoform X1, giving the protein MSVSGYLSGSSKLACSPAIETLESSLQLSLSTLKDLVVEFETLNVSSENYKTQFLEQKAKCESNCCKGSEALKEIITSKDKIIQLTASALTKLNETKNFNIVKGILKILCGDTTQPVKLSPIKTNEEIKKEQESPVYSPEKDSIDIHLKEESLVEIEGTPTGRTSPIIQPKKLRSTSNSTDFREKKKCPSDWHTPESKVVKLIYPSPRAAKGKNLRLKQTKIQLANIKKSNTIDLTSSPEFSGGIRGVRSESLTGVQTLIKKESIESEDTILPSPTSGPTNFSALYKSSKNSPSKFKPPLSLSKLKSENVPMSIDNNRDAKEIADTTNIEESINLLQPKRRNGFKRQSPIKFPFIDRDLTNCDTQNDESLSLLHHVNMLEADQENIGRKSPITSPTKRPLAENINVTNLQEDVHIESSMSLLSREIKPITEDKIKRRVPDPTEPLYKEPTVRKKAEKRALPGWSCDECKHFFAELYKDDPDMLAQKMDECSKHRGKQNPVRPKTPDGFWNPRWDVPLDTEEFNKRNNAV; this is encoded by the exons ATGAGTGTCAGCGGTTACCTTTCTGGCTCTTCTAAACTCGCATGCAGTCCTGCAATAGAGACATTGGAGTCGTCGCTGCAATTGAGTTTGTCTACCTTGAAAG atCTTGTCGTAGAATTTGAAACACTCAATGTCAGTTCAGAAAACTATAAAACCCAATTTCTGGAACAAAAAGCAAAATGTGAAAG tAACTGCTGTAAAGGCTCGGAGGCattgaaagaaataataacttccaaagataaaattattcagCTGACTG CTTCAGCATTAACAAAACTGAACGAGACGAAAAACTTTAACATTGTGAAGGgaatattgaaaatactttgCGGTGACACAACACAACCAGTAAAGCTGTCACCAATCAAAACGAAtgaggaaattaaaaaagaacaggaatCGCCTGTATACAGCCCTGAAAAAGATTCAATAGACATACATTTAAAGGAGGAGTCTCTTGTAGAAATTGAGGGTACCCCCACTGGTCGTACTAGTCCGATAATACAACCGAAGAAGCTGCGTAGTACAAGTAATTCAACAGATTttagagaaaagaaaaaatgtccTAGTGACTG GCATACACCAGAATCGAAAGTAGTAAAGTTAATATATCCAAGCCCTAGAGCGGCAAAAGGCAAAAATCTCCGGCTGAAACAGACCAAGATACAATTagcgaatataaaaaaatccaacACCATAGATCTGACTAGTTCACCTGAGTTCTCTGGAGGCATACGAGGTGTAAGGAGCGAAAGTTTGACCGGTGTTCAG ACCTTAATCAAGAAAGAATCTATAGAAAGCGAAGATACAATATTACCTTCACCCACTAGTGGTCCTACAAATTTTTCAgcttt GTATAAATCTTCTAAAAATAGTCCAAGTAAATTCAAGCCGCCTCTATCATTGTCTAAGTTGAAATCTGAGAATGTGCCCATGAGCATAGACAATAATCGTGATGCAAAGGAAATTGCGGACACAACCAACATTGAGGAATCTATCAATTTGCTTCAACCAAAGAG gaGAAATGGCTTTAAAAGACAATCGCCAATAAAATTTCCATTCATAGATAGAGACCTTACAAATTGTGATACGCAAAATGACGAAAGCTTGTCTTTATTACATCATGTCAATATGCTTGAAGCCGATCAGGAGAATATTGGGAGAAAATCCCCAATTACCAG CCCCACCAAAAGACCACTTGCGGAGAACATAAACGTAACAAATTTACAAGAAGACGTCCATATTGAATCCAGTATGTCGCTGTTGAGCCGGGAAATCAAACCTATTAcagaagataaaattaaaag AAGAGTCCCAGACCCTACTGAACCATTGTACAAGGAACCAACAGTGAGGAAGAAGGCTGAGAAGCGAGCCTTGCCGGGCTGGAGCTGTGATGAATGTAAACAT TTCTTCGCCGAGCTATACAAAGACGACCCTGATATGCTCGCACAGAAGATGGACGAGTGCTCCAAACACCGCGGCAAACAAAACCCGGTCAGACCCAAGACCCCGGACGGCTTCTGGAACCCGAGATGGGACGTGCCCCTGGACACTGAAGAGTTCAACAAGAGAAACAATGCTGTTTGA
- the LOC106139007 gene encoding zinc finger protein 33A: protein MENEDDTFVVIIGEDEDWQSGNGDFPESVQIKQEKEDLEPVQEDPDPDTELNVENILEVASKVGEYIEIDPAQILCKTEPEYVDTEYLKEEWDDTENVYLEYNPDEVMDVSELEDNDSDFHTDSDSGSRRRKAEFRNSFVEDLRKEYPELRDDESQLVKTLVGIMKSVKRPPPPKDYFVKNDVLYECVKCCAVSDTEPAAWRHWQEKHGKRYLLCYACGVDFRSCTNLYKHEKRCCAKDASIVLKARAIFLGRKGRSRPFLGLAKKYLPRKATGTVKKSFPCNICPAAFNSKSNLQSHENLHRGLRPYRCEQCPCAYTSVSALARHKQKHKDQTFICDHCERPFKTKPTLIAHLDTHSAIRKFGCSLCDKRYAQKAALRLHIGREHLHLPPPCACQICPKRYPRMSLLKQHMKSAHGMTLMTRKMFFKSLPTLTDTQLQQAILVLKSDLMMNNDITIGAIDQMALDNTASQNSMNEMDILDYMDPKACVEMFPEVNDLDVKRTK, encoded by the exons ATGGAGAACGAAGACGACACGTTTGTAGTTATTATCGGGGAGGACGAGGATTGGCAGAGCGGGAACGGCGACTTTCCGGAATCTGTGCAAATAAAACAGGAGAAGGAGGATCTCGAGCCGGTTCAGGAGGATCCCGATCCGGATACCGAGTTAAATGTAGAGAATATTCTGGAGGTTGCGTCTAAAGTCGGGGAATATATAGAAATAGACCCTGcccaaattttatgtaaaactgAACCTGAATATGTTGATACTGAATATTTGAAAGAAGAATGGGATGACAccgaaaatgtttatttggaaTATAATCCTGATGAAGTTATGGATGTTAGTGAGCTGGAAGACAATGATAGTGATTTTCATACTGATAGTGACTCTGGTAGTAGGCGAAGGAAGGCAGAGTTCCGTAATTCGTTTGTTGAAGACCTGAGGAAGGAATATCCAGAGTTAAGAGACGATGAAAGCCAGCTCGTTAAAACTTTGGTGGGAATAATGAAATCTGTTAAGAGACCTCCGCCGCCAAAGGATTACTTTGTGAAGAATGATGTATTATATGA ATGTGTGAAGTGTTGCGCTGTCTCTGATACTGAGCCGGCAGCCTGGCGACACTGGCAGGAGAAGCACGGGAAACGTTACCTGTTATGCTACGCATGTGGAGTTGATTTCAGGAG TTGCACAAATCTGTACAAACACGAGAAGCGTTGTTGCGCCAAAGACGCCTCCATAGTGCTGAAGGCTCGCGCGATCTTCCTCGGAAGAAAGGGTCGAAGTCGGCCCTTCCTGGGTCTAGCTAAAAA ATACTTGCCGAGAAAAGCTACTGGTACCGTCAAGAAATC cTTTCCATGCAATATATGCCCAGCAGCTTTCAACAGTAAGAGCAATCTTCAATCCCACGAAAATCTCCATCGTGGCCTCAGGCCGTACCGCTGCGAACAGTGCCCTTGCGCCTACACATCGGTGTCTGCGTTAGCA CGTCATAAACAGAAACACAAGGACCAAACGTTCATCTGTGACCACTGCGAGCGGCCTTTCAAAACTAAGCCCACTCTCATAGCGCACTTGGATACGCATTCAG CGATCCGCAAGTTCGGCTGCAGCCTGTGCGACAAGCGGTACGCGCAGAAGGCGGCGCTGCGCCTGCACATCGGCCGCGAGCACCTGCACCTGCCGCCGCCCTGCGCCTGCCAGATTTGTCCCAAGAG ATACCCACGAATGTCGCTGTTGAAGCAACACATGAAAAGTGCACACGGTATGACGCTGATGACACGCAAG ATGTTCTTCAAATCTCTGCCAACATTGACGGACACACAGCTCCAGCAGGCGATATTGGTCCTCAAATCTGACCTGATGATGAACAATGACATCACTATAGGAGCCATTGACCAGATGGCACTGGACAACACCGCCAGTCAGAACAGTATGAACGAAATGGACATTCTGGACTATATGGACCCCAAAGCGTGTGTGGAAATGTTCCCAGAGGTCAATGATTTGGATGTGAAAAGGACTAAATAG